The proteins below come from a single Mycolicibacterium sp. TY81 genomic window:
- a CDS encoding class I SAM-dependent methyltransferase: MTGERSLSFGEQAAAYERGRPSYPPESINWLLPAGSVDVLDLGAGTGKLTVRLAERGLAVTAVDPIPEMLEVLSGSLPSVPALLGTAEEIPLPDNSVDAVLVAQAWHWFDPERAAAEVARVLRPGGRLGLVWNIRDERLGWVKELNRIIGCEHDPSADSLCGDFTDIETHRFEWTSYLTPQALLDLVASRSYCITSPADVRRKVLGEVRELLSTHPALASSTGLALPYVTHCVRATLA, encoded by the coding sequence GTGACGGGCGAACGCTCGCTGTCCTTCGGGGAGCAGGCCGCCGCGTACGAACGCGGACGGCCGTCCTATCCGCCGGAGTCCATCAATTGGTTGCTGCCCGCGGGGTCCGTCGATGTCCTCGACCTCGGCGCCGGTACCGGCAAGCTGACCGTCCGGCTGGCCGAGCGCGGCCTGGCGGTCACTGCCGTCGACCCGATCCCCGAGATGCTCGAGGTACTCAGCGGGTCGTTGCCGTCGGTGCCGGCGCTGCTCGGCACGGCCGAGGAAATCCCGTTGCCGGACAACAGTGTCGACGCGGTCCTGGTGGCGCAGGCCTGGCACTGGTTCGACCCGGAACGGGCCGCGGCTGAAGTGGCACGGGTGCTGCGACCGGGCGGCCGGCTGGGTCTGGTCTGGAACATCCGCGACGAGCGGCTGGGCTGGGTCAAGGAGTTGAACCGCATCATCGGCTGCGAGCACGACCCGTCTGCCGACTCCCTGTGCGGCGACTTCACCGACATCGAGACCCACCGCTTCGAGTGGACGAGTTACCTTACGCCGCAAGCGCTTCTGGACCTCGTCGCGTCCCGGAGCTACTGCATCACCTCGCCCGCCGACGTACGCCGCAAGGTGCTGGGCGAGGTACGCGAGCTGCTCAGCACGCATCCGGCGCTGGCCAGCAGCACCGGATTGGCGTTGCCGTACGTCACGCACTGCGTGCGGGCGACGCTGGCCTAG
- a CDS encoding helix-turn-helix domain-containing protein, protein MSKQSFGDISCSIARTLDIVGPRWTALVLRDLFAGMARFEDIRRDLGIASNVLAARLEDLERHAIVTRRQYQSAPPRFEYVLTDKGRDLYPVIATLLAWGDKWTAGEGGPPALLVHDECGCVTTAKAVCAECGGELGALSTTAVPGPGARVGPGTAVIGGFLAPGEPGA, encoded by the coding sequence GTGTCCAAACAGTCCTTCGGCGACATCTCCTGCTCGATCGCGCGGACGCTCGACATCGTGGGCCCACGGTGGACGGCCCTGGTGCTGCGGGACCTGTTCGCGGGGATGGCCCGGTTCGAAGACATCCGTCGTGATCTCGGCATCGCATCGAACGTGCTGGCCGCGCGGTTGGAGGACCTGGAGCGCCACGCGATCGTGACACGGCGCCAATACCAAAGTGCGCCTCCGCGTTTCGAGTACGTCCTCACCGACAAGGGACGCGACCTCTATCCGGTGATCGCGACCCTGCTCGCGTGGGGTGACAAGTGGACGGCCGGCGAGGGCGGGCCCCCGGCGCTGCTGGTTCACGATGAATGCGGCTGTGTCACAACGGCAAAGGCCGTCTGTGCCGAATGCGGCGGGGAACTCGGGGCGCTGTCGACGACCGCGGTACCCGGGCCTGGTGCGCGCGTCGGCCCGGGCACCGCGGTGATCGGAGGTTTTCTGGCTCCCGGTGAACCGGGCGCCTAG